From Verrucomicrobia bacterium S94, the proteins below share one genomic window:
- a CDS encoding glycosyl hydrolase family 43, with translation MEEKEKTRPEVVSDFCRRLSAGGRILEDPDYNIWGCAPIYGPDGKVHVFYSRWKNDAGHEGWLTVSEIAHAVADEPAGSYTTVDVALTGRGGEWWDSMTIHNPTIHKVGNKYALFYMGNSDGTVMTKRVGVATSDSLYGPWKRCDEPLILPSEDPQAWNSVCTSNPAFLQHPNGEFWLYYKSWRVADWQRDLDTGDWRNSNRQYGLAVSKNLEGPYVKQGEDALINLREKVQDAQSEDAYIWHEDGTFRMIMRDMGFWNHEYGLLFESDDGLKWGDPQIAYWDAFRYFDEPGTGAWGEGRFERPQLLMKDGRPEYLFGAYRGGKYGTSTGVVLKLN, from the coding sequence ATGGAAGAGAAAGAGAAAACACGTCCGGAAGTGGTATCGGATTTCTGCAGGCGTCTCAGCGCCGGTGGCCGTATTCTTGAAGACCCTGATTATAATATCTGGGGCTGTGCTCCGATATACGGTCCGGATGGAAAAGTGCATGTTTTTTATTCACGTTGGAAAAATGATGCCGGGCACGAAGGGTGGCTTACGGTCAGTGAAATTGCACATGCTGTGGCCGATGAGCCGGCCGGGTCGTATACAACAGTGGATGTAGCGCTGACCGGCCGCGGCGGCGAGTGGTGGGATTCCATGACGATTCACAATCCGACCATCCATAAAGTCGGTAATAAATATGCGTTGTTCTACATGGGAAATTCCGACGGTACGGTAATGACTAAACGTGTGGGGGTGGCGACCTCCGATTCACTGTATGGTCCCTGGAAGCGTTGCGACGAGCCGCTGATTCTGCCTTCGGAGGATCCTCAGGCCTGGAACTCGGTATGTACGTCCAATCCTGCATTTCTTCAGCATCCGAACGGGGAATTCTGGCTCTATTATAAATCCTGGCGTGTTGCCGACTGGCAGCGGGATCTGGATACCGGCGACTGGCGTAATTCCAATCGTCAGTACGGTCTGGCGGTTTCTAAAAATCTGGAAGGTCCGTATGTGAAGCAGGGGGAGGATGCTCTGATTAATCTTCGGGAAAAGGTTCAGGATGCGCAGAGTGAGGATGCCTATATCTGGCATGAAGACGGGACGTTCAGAATGATTATGCGGGATATGGGATTCTGGAATCATGAATACGGATTGCTTTTTGAATCTGACGACGGACTGAAGTGGGGTGATCCTCAGATTGCGTACTGGGATGCCTTCCGTTATTTCGACGAACCGGGCACCGGCGCCTGGGGTGAAGGTCGGTTTGAACGACCGCAGCTGCTGATGAAAGACGGCCGGCCGGAATATCTTTTCGGGGCTTATCGTGGCGGAAAATACGGTACCTCTACCGGGGTTGTGCTGAAACTGAATTAA